A genomic region of Anaerobranca californiensis DSM 14826 contains the following coding sequences:
- the lonB gene encoding ATP-dependent protease LonB: MSDILGIITVIQIFFAIVIGLYFWNLLKAQQTTKIAIDRESKKEMEKLQRMREICLTEPLSEKTRPTSFQEIIGQDQGLKALRAALCGSNPQHVIIYGPPGVGKTAAARLVLEEAKNNPLSPFKKSAKFVELDATTARFDERGIADPLIGSVHDPIYQGAGAMGMAGIPQPKPGAVTKAHGGILFIDEIGELHPIQMNKLLKVLEDRKVFLESAYYSSEDHNIPRHIHEIFQKGLPADFRLVGATTRQPEDIPPAIRSRCVEVFFRPLKPDEIGIISINACRKINFPIEEQGIEVIKKYATNGREAVNVVQIAAGIAINEGRNIIKQSDIEWVVNSSQITPRPEKKVGDNPQIGCVNGLAVYGPNMGTLLEIEVTASKSTTERGNIYITGVVEEEELGSGARKIKRKSMVKGSIENVLTVLKRYMKEDPRDYDIHINFPGGVPIDGPSAGVGIAAAIYSAITGKYIDSKIAMTGEVSIRGYVKPVGGIVPKIEAARQAGVTRVFIPKDNFQEILKDMEKIEIIPVETVDELLKAIFAESLSLHRVTVLSTVSIGQG, encoded by the coding sequence ATGTCAGATATATTGGGGATAATTACTGTAATCCAAATATTTTTTGCTATTGTAATAGGGCTTTACTTTTGGAATTTATTAAAAGCACAACAAACTACTAAAATTGCCATAGATAGAGAATCTAAAAAAGAGATGGAAAAGCTTCAGAGGATGAGAGAAATCTGCTTAACAGAACCTTTATCTGAGAAAACAAGACCAACCTCTTTTCAGGAGATAATAGGTCAAGACCAAGGATTAAAAGCTTTAAGGGCGGCACTTTGTGGCAGTAATCCACAACATGTAATTATTTATGGACCACCAGGAGTAGGGAAAACAGCTGCAGCCCGATTAGTTTTAGAAGAAGCAAAAAATAACCCTTTATCTCCATTTAAAAAGAGTGCTAAATTTGTGGAACTAGATGCTACTACAGCTAGGTTTGATGAGAGGGGAATAGCAGATCCTTTAATCGGCTCAGTCCATGACCCAATCTATCAAGGGGCTGGTGCCATGGGCATGGCAGGCATTCCACAACCTAAACCAGGAGCCGTAACTAAAGCCCATGGAGGAATTTTATTTATTGATGAAATTGGAGAATTACATCCTATTCAGATGAACAAACTATTAAAGGTTTTGGAAGATAGAAAGGTATTTTTAGAGTCTGCTTATTACAGTTCTGAAGACCATAACATTCCCAGACATATACACGAAATATTTCAGAAAGGTTTGCCTGCAGACTTTCGTTTAGTAGGGGCAACTACTAGACAACCAGAAGATATCCCTCCTGCTATTCGTTCTAGATGTGTAGAAGTGTTTTTTAGGCCATTAAAACCCGATGAAATAGGGATTATATCAATTAATGCCTGTAGGAAAATAAATTTTCCTATTGAAGAACAAGGAATAGAGGTTATTAAAAAATACGCTACTAATGGCCGTGAGGCTGTTAATGTGGTCCAAATAGCAGCGGGTATTGCAATAAACGAAGGTAGAAATATTATTAAACAAAGTGATATCGAATGGGTTGTAAATAGTAGTCAAATTACACCGCGGCCGGAAAAGAAAGTAGGGGATAACCCTCAAATTGGTTGTGTAAATGGCTTAGCAGTATATGGCCCTAATATGGGCACACTTCTTGAAATCGAAGTTACTGCAAGTAAAAGTACTACTGAACGTGGCAATATTTATATTACAGGTGTTGTTGAAGAAGAAGAATTAGGTAGTGGAGCTAGAAAGATAAAAAGAAAAAGTATGGTTAAAGGCTCAATTGAAAATGTACTAACAGTGTTAAAGAGATACATGAAGGAGGACCCTAGGGATTATGATATTCATATCAACTTTCCTGGAGGAGTTCCAATTGATGGCCCTTCTGCGGGAGTAGGGATAGCCGCTGCCATTTATTCTGCTATAACTGGTAAGTATATAGATTCTAAAATTGCCATGACAGGGGAAGTGTCCATACGGGGGTATGTTAAACCTGTAGGTGGCATTGTCCCTAAGATAGAAGCTGCCCGCCAAGCTGGGGTAACAAGGGTTTTTATCCCTAAAGATAATTTCCAAGAAATCTTAAAGGATATGGAAAAAATTGAGATAATTCCTGTAGAGACGGTGGATGAATTACTAAAAGCTATATTTGCAGAGAGTTTGAGCCTACATCGGGTTACAGTTCTTAGTACAGTATCTATAGGGCAAGGATAG